The nucleotide sequence ATATTTTTTGTCATCTTTCAGCAGCACGTTGAAGTGGGGCTGGTGCTGCTTGATCAGGTTGGCCTCTAGGGCCAGCGCCTCGGCCTCAGTGTCGGTAACGATGAACTCGATTTCTGCAATGTGCATCACCATAATGGCGGTGCGGGGCGCGTGTCCGTGGGTGTCGCGGAAGTAGGAGCGAACACGCGATCGCAGACATTTGGACTTGCCAATATACAAAATCTGGTCGCGGGCATCGCGCATGAAGTAAACCCCTGGCTCCTTGGGGATCTCCTTCAGTCGTGCCTCAAGCTTCTCGGGGTTATGAATTAGGGTTAGAGCCGGGGCGATCGAGTCCACAAACGATATAGCAATTACATCTCTGCGACCTCTAGGATAACGAGAAACGGAGCTAGCAGCGGATTGGCTTGCCGATCTGTAACCATAGGAAAACCGAACCGAGCTGTGGCTTAGGCGCGGTCGTCATGAGGTATCTCATAACACTTGGGAATGCTATGTAGCTTAGCAAGAAGATTAGCGAGAGAATTTTTTGCGCAGAATTTTATTCTTAAGTCCTCCGCTTTATGGCTGAATTTTAGTTGTATTTCCGTCCGTATATTTACTTTTAATTTAAGTGCTATTGATAACTGATTTCGAAGCTTAAAAAAACTAGCCTTTTATGCAAAGATTACCTGAGTAAAGCATTTTTTAGCGGAATAGGAAAGAGAACTAAAGTATCTTTTTTTACAGACAGTTCCTTGTCGTCATTGTTGATTACCTAAAGTCCTATGGAAAGAAGAGAGTTTGAGGACCGATATCGAGAGCAGGTCAGAGTGATTCTGAACCAGCTGCAATCGGCCATGATGGTGTCGTCACGACTAGAAGTTTCTTTGGCGGATATCGGCCATTCTGTTCAGGCGTTAACCCGTGACGTAGAAAAGTTTTTGTCAGAAGAGGAACCCGGAGACCCGCCCGGTTCAACCTTATAAGGCGCAGTATCTAGCGACCGACTGAACCAGTTCCTGCAGCCGGATAGGTTTGACCAGGTACGCCTGAATGCCTAAAGCTTCTGCTTTTTCGCGGTCGGCATCAAAGGCGTACCCTGACACTACGATGATGGGCAAGTGCTGCCAGTCGCCATCGGAGCGGATTTGTTGAATGAGTGTAGATCCGTCAATTTCTGGCAGGCATAGGTCTAGCACCAAGACATGAGGCCGAAATTCCTTGAGGTGTAGAAACAGATTTAAGCCCTCTGACAAAGCCAGAACCTGATACCCGCAGTAGCGTAAGTATTCTGAGAAAAACATCCGGTTGGCGTAGTCGTCTTCTACTAGCAGGATGCGGTTTTGTGAAGGTATTAAGGATGGAGGTAGGGGTTCCATCAAGACTGGGTTCCGGAGAAAGGCATATTATTCCTCAAATTTAAGAACTGAGCAACTTTTTCAATTGCGGCTGTCAGTATCTCTGGGGGATATACCAGGGCAATGCGAACGTAGCCTTCTCCAGCTTTACCAAAGCCTCGACCGGGAGCCATTGCTACCCCTGTTGCCTGCACTAGACGGGTGCAGAAATCGATTGAGTCTTGAGCCCAAGGTTCTGGGAGTTTGGCCCAAAGATACATCGTGGCCTCAGGGACGCTCACGTTCCAACCGATCTGCTGCATGGCTTGAACACAGGCATCGCGGCGCTGGCGGAAGGTGTTGACGGTCTGCTGCACGCAGTCTTGAGGGCCGTTGAGGGCTGCGATCGCACCCCGCTGAATGCCTCGATACTGGTTGAAGTCTACGTTGGCCTTGACCTGGCGTAGCGCCCTAATGATAGTTGGGTTGCCGATAGCGTAACCAATGCGAAAGCCCCCCATGTTGTAGGACTTGGACATAGAGAAGAATTCGATTGAAACAGTTTTATCTGGGTCGGCCTGGAGCACAGAGGTGGCGGGCTTGCCGGTAAAGGTGACATCGGCATAGGGAAAGTCGTGGGCCAACACCAGGTTGTGCTGTTGGCAAAAGGCTACGGCTTCTTGCCAAAAACTGAGAGGCGCTGAGGCGGTGGTGGGATTGTGCGGGTAGCTCAAGACCATGAGGCGAGACTGCTCTAGCACCGCTAGGGGGATCTCGTCAAAGCGGGGCAAAAAGCCGTCCTCGGCTCGCAGCGGCATCGGGTAAATCTGGCCGCTAGCTAGGTATACCCCACCAGCATGGGATGGATAGCCGGGGTCCATCAGGAGGGCAAAGTCGCCTGGGTTGAGCAGGGCCAAGGGCAGGTGGGCCGTGCCTTCCTGAGAGCCGACCAGCAGCAGCACTTCCGTTTCAGGATCGACAGCTCCCCCGAACTTGCGGGTATACCAATCAGCGGCAGCCTGCCGAAATGCCTGGGTGCCGGAAAAGAGACAGTAGCCGTGGCTCTGAGGGTCGGGCAGAGCAGTTGCGATCGCATCTAGTACGTGCTGAGGGGTTGGCAGATCGGAGGATCCCAGAGAGAGGTCAATGACCTGCTGGCCATTTGCGATCGCTTGAGCCTTAGCCCGATCCATATCGGCAAAAACATTCGCCTGAAGCGGCTCCATCCGTTTAGCAATCTGCATAACCTAACCTCTCGGGGGTATCTCCTCTCTTATAGCAAGTGCAGCGATCTCTAAGCGCATTTTTTGAGGAGACATTCTGCACGCTCACCTACCCATTGCCCAGCAAAATATCCTCAGTTTGGACCTGTGCGCAGCGCCATGTGCCCTGGGTGCAAACCCATAGCCCCTCGGGTATGGCTTCGCTAGTGCACCCCACCAGGAATTGCATATTCCTACGAAAAATCCCCAGGTCTACAGACCTGGGGATGCTTGAAATTTATTAAATAGAGACTTTGAAAAACTTAATCGCCCTACAGCTGATCTAGCTGAGACTTTAGTTCTTCAAGTTCTTTGTCTACGGCTACGTCTTGGGGTGCTGTTGCGGCAGGTTCTTCACTAGCAGGCAGCGAGGCCTGACCCACAGAACCACCCGAAAGCTGGGCCTTCATGGCTTCTAGCTCAAGATCGACATCGCCCCCAGCCTCTAGCGCGGCAAACTGGCTTTCTAGATCAGCGCCAGCCAGTTCTGCTGCTGCCTGCGACTGAGCCTCAATCTGCAGAACCTTTTCCTCCATGCGCTCAAAAGCCCCAATGGCACTTGTGGTGCTCATGCGGCCCATTGTGTTTTGTAGCTGCTCATTGGCCTTGGCCGCACTGGCCCGAGCCTTGAGCATGTCTTTCTTGGTTTTGGCCTCAGAGATCTTGCTCTCTAAAGCGATCAGGTTGCGCTTAAGCTGATCGACCGTACCTGCCTGCTGGTCTAGCTGGCCTTTTAACGCCGCCGCTGTCTCAGACTGGGTCTTCCGCCGCACCAGCGCTTCACGAGCCAGCGCTTCATCGCCCTTTTGCAGCGCTAGCTGAGCCCGCTGCTGCCAGTTGCCCGACTCTGTATGCGCTCGCTCATACTGCTGCTGTACCCGCTTTTGGCTGGCAATGGCGCTGGCAACCGCCTGGCGCATTTGCACCAGATCTTCCTGCATGTCAATAATGGCCTGCTCCAAAATCTTTTCTGGATCTTCGGCTGAACTTACTGCTGCGTTCAGGTTGGCCCGAACCACTCGACTAACTCGATCAAATAACCCCATGACCGTTTCCTTACAATCGTGGTCTCATACAACTAGGGTACTCACTGAGGTTGCGGTCTGTAACCCAAGACCTCAGACGGCAAGAGCAAGCCCCGCCTGCCCTAGTCTTAACATACCTAGTCGTGTCCCCTGGTACGCTTAGCACTAATTTCAGCAAGACTATCGGGTTCTATAGGGAAACGCACCCTGCCAATGGGGAGAGTTGCAGATCAACAGCGGCAAGTCGCCAATCAGTGCCTCCTAAGCTCGGTTGGCGGTCAAGCCGGGAAAATTCCCTGATCGGCAGAAATTTTTAGGGATTGCAGTAATTACATTGGGCGGGGTCTGCTTTCTCTTGCTGATTGGGGAATAAAACCTTTTGCTGGAAACTGCACTTTTGACAGGCATAGCGAGTGGCCAGTATCAAATGGGTAGGAGATCCACACCAAGCGCAGGGCAATCCAGCCTGCTGCTCAACTATGTCCAATCCTGGGCAACCGCACTGGGGGCAACACTGGCGGATCTTCTGAACCAGGTTTTCGGTGGCTTGAGCAATGATCTTCATGCGAGTCGGATTATGCATTGCTCGCATGTCTGTTTCTAGATGAGCCTGACCAAATCGGCTTAGCATCTCAGTCACTGCTTCGGTCAAGGCTTCTGCTGTAGTGATGTCTTTGATGATGTCGGCTGGCGCTGCTGATGGCGCTGCCATCACCACCAATCCGTGGGTTGGAAAATCTACTTTTTGGGCAAAGGTGTGAGCTTCTTCTAACTGGGTTACCTGAATATGGCTGAAATTTGTCTCCGTCGAAAGGGCTGTGCCCACAATCTCTAGATCATTAACCAGATCGATCAAGACGACAATTTCCCGGCTGTAGGGCAGAAAGGGAATAGCAGGATGCATGCCAAAGCTGCCCTCACTCGCCAGCGCCAAATCGCTGCCGGTAAGCTGCAATGCGGCTTCGGCTTTGAGCCGGGCCGCACTGAGCTGATCGCCCGAACGTTTAACATCGCGGGTAAAGGTGCCAAACTGATCGGTGTCTAAAGCGGGAACAACAACCTGTATCCCCAATTCCTGCTGCAGTAACGGGGTAATGACCTGCTCTTTGCGGTGCATGGTGGCCAATACCGCCGTTCTGCCGTGGAATAGAGAATCACGCTGCTGTTCAATCGTCGTCATGGGCAAAGCGGTTATAGAGATAGTCCAGAATGTAGTTTCGCAGCTTATAGAATTCAGGATCTTCCATAATGCGATCGCGATCGCGCGGGCGAGGAAAGGGAATATCGATTACCTCACCGATGGTAGCAGCCGGACCGTTGGTCATCAGCACCAGGCGATCGGCCAGAAAAAGGGCCTCATCAATGTCGTGCGTAATCATTAGAACTGTGCAGCGATGATCGTTCCAGATCTTGAGCAGTTCAACCTGCAGTTCCTCTTTAGTAATCGCATCCAGCGCACCAAAGGGCTCATCTAGAATCAAGACCTCTGGCCGAACGGCTAGGGCACGGGCAATGGAAACTCGCTGCCGCATGCCGCCTGAGAGTTGTCCGGGCTGTTTGTGGGCAGCGTCTGCTAGCCCCACCATCGTTAGGTGCTCGCGGACAATCTGCTTTTTCTCTGCTTCAGACTTGCGGGGATGCACAGAATCTACCGCCAGATAAATATTCTCGTAAGCGGTGAGCCAGGGCAGTAGAGCATAGCCTTGAAACACCACCATGCGATCGGGGCCGGGTTCTTTGATGCGTTTACCGTGTAGCGTAACGAGCCCATCACTTGGCTGGGAAAACCCTGCCACCATGTTGAGCAGCGTTGTTTTACCGCAGCCAGAATGACCAATCACGCAAATAAATTCACCTGCTTGGACCTGGAGGTTGACATCTTTTAGAACGACGTAGTCCCCTTTGGGAGTTGGGTAGACCTTAGAAACCTTCTGAATGTCAAGAAGGGCTTCTTGATGCGAGAGTGAAACTTGCCGTCTGGATTGGGTAGTTAGCGTTTTCATAGTAAGCAAGAGGAGGAGTATTTGGCAGTGTCGTGGACTTGAGGTGATTGGCTGTTGTGCAAAGCAGCTTTTACAAATGGGCTGGACCTATTTAGAGCCAACCTCGGCAGCAGAGAGATGCGGTTATCTCTGCTACGCAGATTTAGGCAAGGGATTTGCTAAGGCCACATCTGCCATGTAGATGTCGTGCTTAACATCCAGGCTGTTTAGGTAAGCGATCGGATCATCTGCATTGAAGGTTGTGCCGTCAAACAATCGAATAGGTCCTCGGCTGTAGGTGATATCTGATAGGCCTAGTTCCCGAGCCGCTGTACTAAACACGCTGACTCGACAAACCCGTTCCAAAATCTCAACCCAGTTGCGGGGAAAGGGAACGTCGCCCCAGCGGGCCATTTGCGTCATCATCCACAGGTGTTCTGTGCGGCTGGGCCGGTTCATGCCTTGGCCGTAAAACTGGTGGTGGGCATACTCACGAGGGGAAGGATGAATGCTGCATACCTGAGGGTTGGGGTCACCTAAGTAGATATATTGCAAATCAGTTCCCAGGTACTCGCGGCGAGATAAAATCTCGCGAATTTCCTCGTGGTTGGCCTCATCCATGCAGTAGCGGCAGGCTTCTAGCAAGGCTTTGACCAGCGCAATGTGGGTGTTGGGATAGGCGAGCGCCCAATCTTCCCGCACACCCAACACTTTGCCCGGATGCCCGTTCCACACTTCTAAGTCGGTGGCAATTGTGTATCCGATCCCTTCGACGGCGGCTCGTACATTCCAGGGCTCGCCGACGCAGAAACCATCGATATTTCCGGCCTGCAGGTTGGCAATCATTTGGGCGGGTGGAATCGTGTCGAGCTGAACATCTTGATCAGGATCGATGCCGCCTGCTGCTAGCCAGTACCGGAGGAGAAGATTGTGCATCGATGCCGGGTGAACCATGCCAAATGTATGGCGGGTATTTGGCGTTTGTAGCAACAGGTGTTTTAGGTCTTTCAGGGTGAAAATGCCCTGATCATAGAAGCGTTTGTCTAGCGTGATGGCGTTGCCGTTACGGGTTAGCGTTAGGGCACTGACTACGGGAAGAGAGCGACCATCCACTCCGCCTAGGGTTAACCAGACGGGCATGCCTGCAGGCATTTGAGCTGCATCTAAGTAGCCGCCTGCAAGACCATCCTGAATACCGCGCCAGCTGGTCTCGCGCACCAGGCTAACCTCATCGAGACCGTGATGAGCAAAGAAGCCTTTCTCTTTAGCGATTGCTAACGGGGCGCAGGCCGTCAGCGGCACAAAGCCTAGCTCCAGGTTGACTTTCTCTAAGCCATGACGGGCAACGGCTCCTTTTTTGCGCGCTCGCAACTGCTTGATTCGCTTTTGCTGGTTGAGAAAGTAGATAATCTCGCTCCGCATGGAGTAATAGCTGGGATGGTTTACCACCTCTAGCCGCTTGCGGGGGCGGGGAATATCGACTTCCATGATCTGGCCGATCTTAGATTCGGGGCCATTGGTGAGCATGACAACGCGATCGCTCAGCAGCAGCGCCTCATCGACATCGTGTGTCACCATCACGGCGGTCACGTTGCTCTCTTCGCAGATTTTCATCAGCTGTTCCTGCAGGTTGCCGCGCGTGAGTGCATCGAGTGCACCAAAGGGCTCATCCAGCAGCAACAGCTTGGGGCGAATAGCTAGGGCACGTGCGATCGCAACCCGCTGTTTCATCCCTCCAGACAGTTGGCTAGGGGGCTTGTCGGCAGCATGGCGCAGTCCTACTAAGTCAATCTGCCGTTCAACGATGGCGCGTCGTTCTGGAGGCGGCATGTGAGAGAGCACCTCATCTACAGCCAGGGCGATATTTTCTCGTACCGTCAACCAGGGCAATAAAGAGTAGTTTTGAAATACCACCATCTTGTCAGGCCCAGGTCGGCGAACCGTTTCACCATCGAGGATGACCAGGCCCTCCGTAGGCAAATCCAGACCAGCAATCATATTTAGCAGGGTCGACTTACCGCAACCAGAGTGACCAATTAGCGAGATAAACTCACCTCTTTGGATGTCTAGATCAATGCCCTTCAACGCGACGTAAGAATCGCCATTGGCTAGGGGAAACGTCTTCTCAATGTTTTCAACAGCAACAAAGGTCTTCATAGCGGCAGAGAAATAGAGAGTGGATAGTTGGAACCGAAAGGTGAAACAGCTCAGCGCACGGTATGCGGTGTTTGCAATTACCGTTTCCCTTCAGGCAAAATCGCGCCCTGCAGCCAGGCCATAAATTTGTCGAGCAACAGTCCAATGACACCGATATAGACCACCGCCAAAATAACTTCGCTGACGTAGTTTTGCTGATAAGCATCCCAGATGAAGAAGCCAATGCCGACCACACCAGACATCACGATTTCAGCGGCAATAATGGCCAACCAGGCTAGACCAATGGCAATCCGAAGACCTGTGAAAATGTAGGGCAATGCAGAGGGAATCAAAATTTTGAAGAAGTACTTGCGAGGCGATATTTTCAGTACGCGAGCCACATTTTTGTAGTCTTCTGGAATTTGCTGCACGCCTACAGTTGTGTTGATTAGAATGGGCCAAACTGATGTAATGAAAATCACAAAGATCGCTGCCGTTTGCACATTTGGTAGCGCAATTAGCGTAATTGGTACCCACGCTAAGGGCGCAATCATTCGCAAAAACTGGAAGATGGGGTCGAGGGCTTTGTTGACTTTAGGCCGTGTGCCCACCAAAATCCCTAGACCAATGCCAACAATTGCGGCTGCGCTATAGCCGAGCGCTACCCGCTGCAAACTCGCCCAGGTTTGCCAAAACAGTCCTTTATCTAATCCGCCGCGATCCATAAAGGGATAAAGCAGCAGGATGCGGGTGTTCTCATCGGTCACTATGGCACTGGGCGGCGGCAGCTTTGTTATCCCCGTCATTGACAGCAGCTG is from Pseudanabaena sp. FACHB-2040 and encodes:
- a CDS encoding PspA/IM30 family protein, with translation MGLFDRVSRVVRANLNAAVSSAEDPEKILEQAIIDMQEDLVQMRQAVASAIASQKRVQQQYERAHTESGNWQQRAQLALQKGDEALAREALVRRKTQSETAAALKGQLDQQAGTVDQLKRNLIALESKISEAKTKKDMLKARASAAKANEQLQNTMGRMSTTSAIGAFERMEEKVLQIEAQSQAAAELAGADLESQFAALEAGGDVDLELEAMKAQLSGGSVGQASLPASEEPAATAPQDVAVDKELEELKSQLDQL
- the ntrB gene encoding nitrate ABC transporter permease; amino-acid sequence: MVANTRSRATRASFLGPLRSRLPKNTQDILLPIIGVLSFLIIWQLLSMTGITKLPPPSAIVTDENTRILLLYPFMDRGGLDKGLFWQTWASLQRVALGYSAAAIVGIGLGILVGTRPKVNKALDPIFQFLRMIAPLAWVPITLIALPNVQTAAIFVIFITSVWPILINTTVGVQQIPEDYKNVARVLKISPRKYFFKILIPSALPYIFTGLRIAIGLAWLAIIAAEIVMSGVVGIGFFIWDAYQQNYVSEVILAVVYIGVIGLLLDKFMAWLQGAILPEGKR
- a CDS encoding response regulator, with the translated sequence MEPLPPSLIPSQNRILLVEDDYANRMFFSEYLRYCGYQVLALSEGLNLFLHLKEFRPHVLVLDLCLPEIDGSTLIQQIRSDGDWQHLPIIVVSGYAFDADREKAEALGIQAYLVKPIRLQELVQSVARYCAL
- a CDS encoding nitrate ABC transporter ATP-binding protein (This model describes the ATP binding subunits of ATP-binding cassette (ABC) transporters for nitrate transport, or for bicarbonate transport, in bacteria and archaea.) produces the protein MKTFVAVENIEKTFPLANGDSYVALKGIDLDIQRGEFISLIGHSGCGKSTLLNMIAGLDLPTEGLVILDGETVRRPGPDKMVVFQNYSLLPWLTVRENIALAVDEVLSHMPPPERRAIVERQIDLVGLRHAADKPPSQLSGGMKQRVAIARALAIRPKLLLLDEPFGALDALTRGNLQEQLMKICEESNVTAVMVTHDVDEALLLSDRVVMLTNGPESKIGQIMEVDIPRPRKRLEVVNHPSYYSMRSEIIYFLNQQKRIKQLRARKKGAVARHGLEKVNLELGFVPLTACAPLAIAKEKGFFAHHGLDEVSLVRETSWRGIQDGLAGGYLDAAQMPAGMPVWLTLGGVDGRSLPVVSALTLTRNGNAITLDKRFYDQGIFTLKDLKHLLLQTPNTRHTFGMVHPASMHNLLLRYWLAAGGIDPDQDVQLDTIPPAQMIANLQAGNIDGFCVGEPWNVRAAVEGIGYTIATDLEVWNGHPGKVLGVREDWALAYPNTHIALVKALLEACRYCMDEANHEEIREILSRREYLGTDLQYIYLGDPNPQVCSIHPSPREYAHHQFYGQGMNRPSRTEHLWMMTQMARWGDVPFPRNWVEILERVCRVSVFSTAARELGLSDITYSRGPIRLFDGTTFNADDPIAYLNSLDVKHDIYMADVALANPLPKSA
- a CDS encoding nitrate ABC transporter ATP-binding protein (This model describes the ATP binding subunits of ATP-binding cassette (ABC) transporters for nitrate transport, or for bicarbonate transport, in bacteria and archaea.), giving the protein MKTLTTQSRRQVSLSHQEALLDIQKVSKVYPTPKGDYVVLKDVNLQVQAGEFICVIGHSGCGKTTLLNMVAGFSQPSDGLVTLHGKRIKEPGPDRMVVFQGYALLPWLTAYENIYLAVDSVHPRKSEAEKKQIVREHLTMVGLADAAHKQPGQLSGGMRQRVSIARALAVRPEVLILDEPFGALDAITKEELQVELLKIWNDHRCTVLMITHDIDEALFLADRLVLMTNGPAATIGEVIDIPFPRPRDRDRIMEDPEFYKLRNYILDYLYNRFAHDDD
- a CDS encoding DUF6671 family protein; this encodes MTTIEQQRDSLFHGRTAVLATMHRKEQVITPLLQQELGIQVVVPALDTDQFGTFTRDVKRSGDQLSAARLKAEAALQLTGSDLALASEGSFGMHPAIPFLPYSREIVVLIDLVNDLEIVGTALSTETNFSHIQVTQLEEAHTFAQKVDFPTHGLVVMAAPSAAPADIIKDITTAEALTEAVTEMLSRFGQAHLETDMRAMHNPTRMKIIAQATENLVQKIRQCCPQCGCPGLDIVEQQAGLPCAWCGSPTHLILATRYACQKCSFQQKVLFPNQQEKADPAQCNYCNP
- a CDS encoding LL-diaminopimelate aminotransferase; protein product: MQIAKRMEPLQANVFADMDRAKAQAIANGQQVIDLSLGSSDLPTPQHVLDAIATALPDPQSHGYCLFSGTQAFRQAAADWYTRKFGGAVDPETEVLLLVGSQEGTAHLPLALLNPGDFALLMDPGYPSHAGGVYLASGQIYPMPLRAEDGFLPRFDEIPLAVLEQSRLMVLSYPHNPTTASAPLSFWQEAVAFCQQHNLVLAHDFPYADVTFTGKPATSVLQADPDKTVSIEFFSMSKSYNMGGFRIGYAIGNPTIIRALRQVKANVDFNQYRGIQRGAIAALNGPQDCVQQTVNTFRQRRDACVQAMQQIGWNVSVPEATMYLWAKLPEPWAQDSIDFCTRLVQATGVAMAPGRGFGKAGEGYVRIALVYPPEILTAAIEKVAQFLNLRNNMPFSGTQS